One part of the Olleya sp. YS genome encodes these proteins:
- a CDS encoding ZIP family metal transporter, translating into MQNFILPIIAVVLGFLLVLVFKPKHNRNLKLLLAFSGAFLLSITVFDFLPEVYNSQDKPIGLFIMMGILLQIILEFFSKGAEHGHVHLDKSSVDFPWLLFISLSIHSILEGIPMEAHEHLIYGIIIHKLPVAIILSTFFLASKLSKTKSILFLLLFALMTPLGVFLSTQFQFFEYYYYEVSALVIGIFLHISTTILFESSEGHKFNLAKLTTIVLGIVIAYLI; encoded by the coding sequence ATGCAAAACTTTATTTTACCCATTATAGCTGTTGTTTTAGGATTTTTGTTAGTCTTAGTGTTTAAGCCTAAACACAACCGCAATCTTAAATTATTACTCGCTTTTAGTGGTGCGTTTTTACTGTCTATAACGGTTTTCGACTTTTTACCTGAAGTGTATAACAGTCAAGACAAACCTATTGGTTTGTTTATCATGATGGGTATTTTACTACAAATTATTTTAGAGTTTTTCTCTAAAGGAGCAGAACATGGTCATGTACATTTGGATAAGAGTAGTGTAGATTTTCCGTGGTTACTATTTATTAGTTTGAGTATCCATAGTATTTTGGAAGGTATCCCAATGGAAGCACATGAGCATTTAATTTATGGAATTATCATCCACAAACTACCTGTTGCGATTATATTATCTACGTTTTTCTTAGCCTCAAAATTAAGTAAAACCAAAAGCATATTATTTTTACTGTTGTTTGCGTTAATGACGCCTTTAGGTGTCTTTTTATCGACTCAATTTCAGTTTTTTGAATACTATTATTACGAGGTCTCTGCGTTGGTAATTGGTATCTTTTTACATATTAGTACCACTATTTTGTTTGAAAGTAGCGAAGGTCATAAGTTTAACCTAGCCAAACTAACCACTATCGTTTTAGGAATTGTAATTGCGTATTTAATTTAA
- the rlmD gene encoding 23S rRNA (uracil(1939)-C(5))-methyltransferase RlmD, whose product MARKNTRKQVFTNVEVIDAAAKGKTVAKAPDGRVIFLPNAVPGDVVDVQTFKKRKAYFEGKATVFHKLSDKRTQPACQHFGVCGGCKWQDMGYEHQLYYKQKEVVNNLSRIGHLELPEITPILGSAEQYFYRNKMEFSFSDARWLTLEEIQSDKDLGDKNALGFHIPGMWDKILDIKKCHLQEDPSNAIRNAVKDFAVKHNLEFFNTRHQTGLLRTMMIRTSSTGDIMVVIQFFKENKEQRELLLDYLAETFPEITSLQYIINQKANDTIYDQDVICYKGQDHIFEEMEGLKFKINAKSFYQTNSAQAYELYKLTREFADLKGNELVYDLYTGTGTIAQFVSKKAKKVVGVEAVPDAISAAKENAERNNITNCEFFVGDMKNVFNQEFINTHGQPDVIITDPPRDGMHKDVVKQILNIAPEKVVYVSCNSATQARDLALMKEQYKITKVQPVDMFPQTHHVENIVLLEKR is encoded by the coding sequence ATGGCAAGAAAGAATACAAGAAAACAAGTGTTTACAAATGTTGAGGTTATAGATGCTGCAGCTAAGGGTAAAACGGTTGCTAAAGCACCTGATGGACGCGTCATATTTTTACCAAACGCAGTGCCTGGTGATGTAGTAGATGTACAAACTTTTAAAAAGCGTAAAGCATATTTTGAAGGTAAAGCAACTGTGTTTCATAAACTGTCAGATAAACGTACACAACCTGCTTGTCAGCATTTTGGTGTTTGTGGTGGTTGTAAATGGCAAGATATGGGTTACGAGCACCAATTGTATTACAAACAAAAAGAGGTGGTTAATAACTTATCTAGAATTGGACACTTAGAATTACCTGAAATAACACCCATTTTAGGCTCTGCAGAACAGTATTTTTACAGAAATAAAATGGAATTTTCGTTTAGCGATGCACGTTGGTTAACATTAGAAGAAATCCAATCCGATAAAGATTTAGGCGATAAAAATGCGTTAGGATTTCATATTCCTGGTATGTGGGATAAAATTCTAGATATCAAAAAATGTCATTTACAAGAAGATCCATCTAATGCCATTAGAAATGCAGTAAAAGATTTTGCTGTAAAACATAACTTAGAATTTTTTAATACAAGACATCAAACTGGTTTATTGCGCACTATGATGATTCGTACTTCCTCAACTGGAGATATTATGGTAGTCATTCAGTTTTTTAAAGAGAATAAAGAGCAACGCGAATTACTACTTGACTATCTTGCAGAAACCTTTCCAGAAATAACCTCGTTACAATACATTATCAACCAAAAAGCTAATGATACTATTTACGATCAAGACGTCATTTGCTATAAAGGTCAAGATCATATTTTTGAAGAGATGGAAGGCTTAAAATTTAAAATTAACGCTAAGTCTTTCTATCAAACTAATTCTGCTCAAGCCTACGAGTTGTATAAACTAACACGTGAATTCGCCGATTTAAAAGGTAACGAATTGGTTTACGATTTGTATACTGGAACCGGAACCATTGCACAATTTGTCTCTAAAAAAGCAAAAAAAGTTGTTGGTGTGGAAGCAGTTCCTGATGCTATTAGTGCTGCTAAAGAAAATGCAGAGCGTAATAACATAACAAATTGCGAATTTTTTGTTGGTGACATGAAAAACGTATTTAACCAAGAGTTTATCAACACTCATGGTCAACCAGATGTTATTATTACCGATCCTCCAAGAGATGGCATGCATAAAGACGTTGTTAAACAAATATTAAACATTGCGCCAGAAAAAGTAGTTTATGTAAGTTGCAATAGTGCAACACAAGCTAGAGATTTAGCGTTAATGAAAGAGCAATACAAAATTACTAAAGTACAACCAGTAGATATGTTTCCGCAAACCCATCATGTTGAAAATATTGTACTTTTAGAAAAACGATAG
- a CDS encoding DUF6452 family protein, producing MKHIKLVLLFVMLASVFTCERDDLCPETTPTTPSLIIEFFDNATQDSPKNVFDLYVIGEDNNIVLPGYSLVDTNELILPLRTDQDSTTFKIISNAVLDSDGNLTDDGNEDIVTISYQREDVYVSRACGYKTIFNNVVVSVDGGTDGNWIIFTEAAFDNLTIEDETITHYFFYH from the coding sequence ATGAAACACATAAAATTAGTTTTATTATTCGTGATGTTGGCAAGTGTTTTTACTTGTGAACGTGACGATTTATGTCCAGAAACCACACCAACGACACCTAGTTTAATCATTGAGTTTTTTGATAACGCCACACAAGACAGCCCAAAAAATGTTTTTGACTTATATGTCATAGGTGAAGATAATAACATCGTATTACCTGGTTACAGTCTTGTAGATACTAACGAGTTAATTTTACCACTGAGAACCGATCAAGATAGTACCACTTTTAAAATAATTAGTAATGCGGTTTTAGATAGTGATGGAAATCTTACTGATGATGGTAATGAAGATATTGTAACCATAAGCTATCAACGTGAAGATGTCTATGTGTCTAGAGCTTGTGGATATAAAACTATTTTTAATAACGTTGTTGTTTCTGTAGATGGAGGAACAGACGGAAACTGGATTATATTTACAGAAGCTGCATTCGATAATTTAACAATTGAAGATGAAACAATTACGCACTATTTCTTTTATCATTAG
- a CDS encoding T9SS type A sorting domain-containing protein, whose product MKTKITFWFFLLAFYFSFAQLTVRNSAYVFVTDEVVFVEDDVNLTEATTRFYLRDEAQLVQGIGNTGNSGQGLLSVYQEGTVHNYAYNYWCSPIGNVTANSVGNRTFTPNLNLYDVVDLTNSNLAGYSTTAYNGTSSPLNIESYWIWKYDPGIAYSEWDYVGESGTVDAGYGFTMKGTVGSTPASGQQYDFRGKPNEGNINTSIVLGEDTLIGNPYPSALDSALFIHDANNIPLLDTASLYFWEQDQSISSHLLVDYRGGYAAFTINAAGTVPSFVPATFDSYNTDGTLNTTGSSSTSGKQVRRYIPIGQGFMVTGAASGTVLTSDSHRAFYRESGTDSEFFRSSQNQENITNTTQYNSDGLVIVPSDFKRFRLNVDFNNLYTRQLLHNFHNTASSGEDYGLESKVFGPLFSDANWIQNNEALVTQANAFDINLTIPLVLKLDEQQLVRFRIFDIQNFDSNQPIYIHDLDNETYVDLRQQHFEINLPNGQYTNRFEITFQESNTLSNQDFIEEFVTVSQDNLNQELVIKNPNAITIQTIKLYDVIGKQVLNIGLDKNDTRITVSTTSFSDGVYIAKIKTEDGQILSKKIVVKN is encoded by the coding sequence ATGAAAACAAAAATTACCTTTTGGTTTTTCTTATTAGCATTCTACTTTAGTTTTGCTCAACTCACCGTGAGAAATAGTGCTTACGTATTTGTAACTGATGAAGTTGTTTTTGTTGAAGATGATGTCAATCTAACTGAAGCCACCACTCGTTTTTATTTAAGAGATGAAGCTCAGCTTGTTCAAGGTATTGGAAATACTGGTAATTCAGGACAAGGTCTTTTAAGTGTATATCAAGAAGGAACAGTACATAATTATGCTTATAATTATTGGTGTTCTCCTATTGGAAATGTTACCGCTAATTCTGTTGGGAATCGGACGTTTACACCCAATCTAAACCTATATGATGTGGTAGATTTAACTAACAGTAATTTAGCAGGATATAGTACAACAGCATATAACGGAACAAGTAGTCCACTAAATATTGAAAGCTATTGGATCTGGAAATATGATCCAGGCATTGCTTACAGCGAATGGGATTATGTAGGAGAATCTGGAACAGTAGATGCTGGTTATGGCTTTACCATGAAAGGGACTGTTGGCTCTACACCTGCTTCTGGACAACAATATGATTTTAGAGGAAAGCCTAATGAGGGCAACATTAATACATCTATTGTCTTGGGTGAAGACACATTAATTGGTAACCCTTATCCATCTGCATTGGATTCAGCATTATTTATTCATGATGCTAATAATATTCCGTTATTAGATACTGCTAGTTTATATTTTTGGGAACAAGACCAATCTATAAGTTCTCATTTGTTAGTCGATTACAGAGGTGGTTATGCTGCTTTTACAATAAATGCTGCAGGTACTGTACCCTCTTTTGTACCTGCTACTTTTGACTCCTATAATACGGATGGAACTCTAAACACTACTGGTTCTAGCTCTACTTCAGGTAAACAAGTTAGACGATATATTCCAATTGGTCAAGGGTTTATGGTTACTGGCGCAGCGTCTGGTACAGTATTGACATCAGACAGTCATCGAGCATTTTACAGAGAATCTGGTACGGATAGTGAGTTTTTTAGATCTTCACAAAACCAAGAAAATATAACCAACACAACACAATATAACTCTGATGGGTTAGTAATTGTACCATCAGATTTTAAACGCTTTAGATTAAATGTAGATTTTAATAATCTGTATACACGTCAGTTATTACACAATTTTCACAATACAGCTTCTTCTGGTGAAGATTATGGTTTAGAAAGCAAGGTGTTTGGACCATTATTTTCTGATGCTAATTGGATACAAAATAATGAAGCATTAGTGACTCAAGCCAATGCGTTTGATATTAATTTAACCATTCCTTTAGTTTTAAAATTAGACGAACAGCAATTGGTAAGATTCAGAATTTTTGATATTCAAAATTTTGATAGCAATCAGCCTATTTATATTCATGATTTGGATAATGAAACATACGTTGATTTAAGACAACAACATTTTGAAATTAACTTACCTAATGGACAATACACTAATCGTTTTGAAATTACTTTCCAAGAGTCTAATACATTAAGTAATCAAGATTTTATAGAAGAATTTGTAACTGTTTCACAAGACAATTTAAATCAAGAATTAGTTATTAAAAACCCAAATGCTATAACAATACAAACAATTAAACTTTACGATGTAATAGGCAAACAAGTACTAAATATAGGGCTTGATAAAAATGATACACGAATAACTGTTTCTACCACATCTTTTAGTGATGGCGTTTATATTGCAAAAATAAAAACTGAAGATGGTCAAATTTTAAGCAAAAAAATAGTAGTTAAAAATTAA
- a CDS encoding class I SAM-dependent methyltransferase: MTKQTKQWYASWFDTPFYHILYKDRDHAEAERFMFSLTEYLNIPEQGKILDLACGKGRHAIYLNSIGYDVIGADLSENSIQHAKQFENDTLHFKVHNMCKPFGETFDAVFNLFTSFGYFDDEANNLATIKAIKANLNNTGFGVIDFMNTEYVIENLVPEDIKSVNGIDFLQQRRVENGYIIKDISFTFEGENYQFQERVRAFSLKDFEGLFKQADVYLLDVFGDYKLSKFHNKTSERLIMIFK, translated from the coding sequence ATGACTAAACAGACTAAACAATGGTACGCGTCTTGGTTTGACACGCCATTTTACCACATACTTTATAAAGACAGAGATCATGCTGAGGCGGAACGGTTTATGTTCAGTTTGACCGAGTATTTAAATATTCCAGAACAGGGAAAAATATTGGATTTGGCTTGTGGTAAAGGTCGTCATGCGATCTATTTAAACTCTATAGGTTACGATGTGATTGGTGCAGATTTGTCTGAAAATAGTATCCAACACGCTAAGCAATTTGAAAACGACACCTTGCATTTTAAAGTGCATAATATGTGCAAGCCATTTGGTGAAACCTTTGATGCGGTGTTTAATTTATTTACTAGTTTTGGGTACTTTGATGATGAAGCCAATAATTTAGCCACCATTAAAGCCATAAAAGCTAATTTAAACAACACTGGGTTTGGTGTGATTGATTTTATGAATACCGAATACGTCATTGAAAACCTAGTACCAGAAGACATTAAAAGCGTAAATGGTATCGACTTTTTGCAACAACGACGTGTGGAAAACGGTTATATTATTAAAGATATTAGTTTTACTTTTGAAGGCGAAAACTACCAGTTTCAAGAGCGTGTTAGAGCCTTTAGTTTAAAAGACTTTGAAGGTTTATTTAAGCAAGCTGATGTGTATTTGTTGGATGTTTTTGGTGATTATAAATTAAGCAAATTCCATAATAAAACCTCAGAACGATTAATCATGATTTTTAAGTAA
- a CDS encoding DUF6048 family protein, which produces MKQLRTISFIISLFWCCSYNLQAQDTEITNDTIKLRYGLRLGADASKLIRTAFDDEYSGFELNADYRLTRNWFIAGEIGTEEKTTTNEFLSVTASGSYFKAGFDYNMYDNWNGMDNMIFAGFRLGASTFSQTRNNYTVYNTNQYWQPQFTSTESTKTSGLSAIWFELMLGIKAEVIHNVYIGVNAQLKGMITQDQPVNYENLYVPGFYKTFDSGRIGVGYGYNISYLIPIFKKTNSNTEEEEDE; this is translated from the coding sequence ATGAAACAATTACGCACTATTTCTTTTATCATTAGTCTTTTTTGGTGCTGTAGTTATAACTTACAAGCACAAGATACTGAGATTACTAACGACACCATTAAGCTTCGTTACGGATTACGTTTAGGTGCAGACGCTAGTAAATTGATTAGAACTGCTTTTGATGATGAGTATTCTGGATTTGAATTAAATGCAGATTACAGATTAACCAGAAACTGGTTTATTGCAGGAGAAATTGGTACCGAAGAAAAAACTACAACTAACGAGTTTTTAAGTGTGACTGCTAGTGGAAGTTATTTTAAAGCAGGTTTTGATTACAACATGTACGACAATTGGAATGGCATGGATAATATGATTTTTGCTGGGTTTAGATTAGGTGCTAGCACATTTAGTCAAACCAGAAATAATTATACGGTGTACAATACTAATCAATATTGGCAACCACAATTTACTTCAACAGAAAGTACAAAAACTAGCGGGTTATCAGCTATTTGGTTTGAACTTATGTTAGGGATTAAAGCAGAAGTTATACACAATGTATATATAGGTGTCAATGCGCAATTAAAAGGAATGATTACTCAAGATCAACCTGTAAATTACGAAAATCTATATGTACCTGGTTTTTACAAAACATTTGATTCTGGTCGTATTGGTGTTGGATATGGTTATAATATCTCGTATCTAATTCCCATTTTTAAAAAAACTAATTCCAACACTGAAGAAGAGGAAGACGAGTAA
- a CDS encoding DUF4268 domain-containing protein, translated as MFSKEESKQLKQLFWTSFGKSFPRKWILYNTKLKGVSFKFYFDNKKAMVTLDVEDDLEYRIKYWEKLTALKSILLDDYLPEAIYDEDYLLDNGKEISRIYVTLPQKVSIHNKNTWQEVMVFFNTHMSLFEAFFEEYKEVIEG; from the coding sequence ATGTTTTCTAAGGAAGAATCTAAACAACTCAAGCAACTATTTTGGACCAGTTTTGGGAAATCTTTTCCTAGAAAGTGGATCTTGTACAACACAAAACTAAAAGGCGTGAGTTTTAAGTTTTACTTCGATAACAAAAAAGCAATGGTGACTTTAGATGTAGAAGACGACTTAGAATATCGCATCAAGTACTGGGAGAAGTTAACTGCTTTAAAATCTATTTTGTTGGACGATTACCTTCCTGAAGCTATTTATGACGAAGACTACCTTTTAGATAACGGAAAAGAAATTTCTAGAATTTACGTCACCTTACCACAAAAAGTCTCCATACACAACAAAAATACCTGGCAAGAGGTTATGGTGTTTTTTAACACACACATGAGTTTGTTTGAGGCTTTTTTTGAGGAATATAAGGAGGTGATTGAGGGATAA
- a CDS encoding sulfatase-like hydrolase/transferase has product MKQGLAKNIISLVKLAGIVGIPLLLLVCIGFFKIPDTLDYIKEVLGFGFFTVFFFCMVVLFTKTKHKQISAFTSVILLSVLVFIKLSFYHNYQVKLSASALFVIFETDTTESADFLSNYFDGFVITSAFLFIIIVPVVAFYLLKKVDVPGHFKWFKGIAILSIITSLFIIHKRFEPENIILTSVKSYSDYSRLIKDLKTDLAKTLSNYVTVEKKDDTPETHVVIIGESTSNWHMQLYGYNRPTNPRLSEIKDELMIFDSVIAPHVHTIVSLDKILTFSDINSPNKKNNTSIVQLANAAGFDTYWISNQRPVGMHERISSIIANAATEKHFVSTDNSDDIIYDEALLPVLDTVLKKPTKKKMIFLHLIGTHGRFANRFPEQFNYFKDHKVDAKFKHDKAFTLINDYDNAIRYNDSIIREVIERIRHEQTNSFVVYFSDHGDELFDTLDMVGHNEYWATRPMYEVPFIAWFSEDYKAKNNTVLFENYTSRAYILEDFIYSFSDLANIRFKQMDSTKSIFSSQFIRKPRLIKNREDYDKR; this is encoded by the coding sequence ATGAAACAAGGACTAGCCAAAAATATAATTTCGCTTGTAAAATTAGCAGGTATTGTTGGTATTCCGTTGTTATTATTGGTGTGTATTGGTTTTTTTAAAATCCCTGACACTTTAGATTATATAAAAGAAGTTCTAGGTTTTGGATTTTTTACGGTGTTCTTTTTTTGCATGGTAGTACTGTTTACCAAAACAAAACACAAACAAATTTCAGCATTTACTTCTGTTATATTGCTTTCTGTTTTAGTGTTTATAAAACTCAGTTTTTACCATAATTATCAGGTTAAACTTAGTGCTTCCGCCTTGTTTGTTATTTTTGAAACCGATACAACAGAAAGCGCTGACTTTTTATCTAATTATTTTGATGGATTTGTTATTACATCAGCTTTTTTATTTATAATTATTGTTCCTGTTGTTGCCTTTTATTTACTTAAAAAAGTGGATGTGCCTGGTCATTTTAAGTGGTTTAAAGGGATTGCTATTTTATCTATAATTACTTCATTATTTATTATTCATAAGCGTTTTGAGCCTGAAAATATAATACTAACTAGTGTTAAAAGTTATTCAGATTATAGTAGACTTATCAAAGACTTAAAAACCGATTTAGCCAAAACCTTATCAAATTATGTAACTGTAGAAAAAAAGGATGATACACCAGAAACTCATGTGGTTATTATTGGTGAATCTACGTCTAATTGGCATATGCAATTGTATGGTTATAACAGACCAACAAACCCAAGACTTTCAGAAATTAAGGATGAACTAATGATTTTTGATAGTGTGATTGCTCCGCATGTGCATACCATTGTGTCTTTGGATAAAATATTAACGTTTTCTGATATTAATTCACCTAACAAAAAAAATAATACATCAATAGTTCAATTGGCTAATGCAGCAGGTTTTGATACCTATTGGATATCTAATCAACGTCCAGTTGGTATGCACGAGCGTATTTCGTCTATAATTGCCAACGCTGCAACCGAAAAACATTTTGTATCTACAGATAATTCTGACGACATTATTTATGACGAAGCCCTGTTGCCTGTATTAGATACTGTACTTAAAAAGCCAACTAAAAAGAAAATGATTTTTCTGCATTTAATTGGTACACATGGTCGATTTGCAAATCGTTTTCCAGAACAATTCAACTATTTTAAAGACCATAAAGTTGATGCAAAATTTAAGCATGACAAAGCGTTTACTTTGATTAACGATTATGATAACGCCATACGCTATAACGACTCAATTATAAGAGAAGTGATAGAACGTATAAGACATGAGCAAACTAATAGTTTTGTAGTATATTTTTCAGATCATGGAGACGAGTTATTTGACACTTTAGATATGGTTGGACATAACGAGTATTGGGCAACTCGACCAATGTACGAGGTTCCTTTTATAGCTTGGTTTTCAGAAGACTATAAAGCAAAAAACAACACAGTGTTATTTGAAAACTACACTAGCAGAGCCTATATTTTAGAGGATTTTATTTATTCTTTTTCGGATCTAGCCAACATCAGATTTAAACAAATGGATAGTACTAAAAGTATTTTTAGTTCACAATTTATCAGAAAACCTAGATTGATTAAAAACAGAGAGGATTATGACAAAAGGTAA
- the rocD gene encoding ornithine--oxo-acid transaminase, with amino-acid sequence MAVLDQLTSQQAMDLENKYGAHNYHPLPVVLSRGEGVHVWDVEGKQYYDFLSAYSAVNQGHCHPKIVGAMVNQAQTLTLTSRAFYNDMLGKFEKYATETFNFDKLLPMNTGAEAVETALKLCRKWAYEVKGIDENEAEIIVCENNFHGRTTTIISFSNDPVARKNFGPYTKGFIKIEYDNLSALEDALNSNKNVAGFLVEPIQGEAGVYVPSDDYLSKAKALCEKHNVLFIADEVQTGIARTGRLLATCGNCSCADKHCSGTPEVKPDILILGKALSGGAYPVSAVLANDNIMNVIKPGNHGSTFGGNPVAAAIGIAALEVIKDENLAQNASDLGELFRDELSKYIEHSTIVNAVRGKGLLNAILINDTEDSDTAWNICLALRDNGLLAKPTHGNIIRFAPPLVMTKDQLLDCISIITKTLQQFEK; translated from the coding sequence ATGGCTGTTTTAGACCAATTAACATCGCAACAAGCGATGGATTTAGAAAACAAGTATGGTGCACATAATTACCATCCACTACCAGTAGTATTGAGTAGAGGAGAAGGTGTGCATGTTTGGGATGTAGAGGGAAAACAATACTACGATTTCCTATCTGCTTACTCTGCAGTAAACCAAGGACATTGTCACCCAAAAATTGTGGGAGCAATGGTTAATCAAGCGCAAACATTAACTTTAACATCTCGAGCATTTTACAACGATATGTTAGGGAAGTTTGAAAAGTATGCGACAGAAACGTTTAATTTTGATAAACTGTTACCAATGAATACTGGTGCAGAAGCTGTAGAAACTGCCTTAAAACTATGTAGAAAATGGGCTTATGAAGTTAAAGGTATCGACGAAAATGAAGCAGAGATCATTGTTTGTGAAAACAACTTTCATGGACGTACAACAACGATAATTTCATTTTCAAACGATCCAGTAGCACGTAAAAACTTTGGTCCTTATACTAAAGGATTTATTAAAATTGAATATGATAACTTAAGCGCATTAGAAGATGCTTTAAATAGTAATAAAAATGTTGCAGGTTTCTTGGTAGAACCTATTCAGGGTGAAGCAGGTGTTTATGTTCCAAGTGATGATTATTTGTCTAAAGCAAAAGCACTTTGTGAGAAGCACAATGTTTTATTTATTGCAGACGAAGTGCAAACTGGAATTGCTAGAACAGGACGTTTATTAGCGACTTGTGGTAATTGTAGCTGTGCTGACAAACATTGTTCTGGTACGCCAGAAGTTAAACCTGATATTTTAATTTTGGGTAAAGCGTTATCTGGTGGTGCTTATCCTGTTAGTGCTGTGTTGGCAAATGATAATATTATGAATGTGATTAAACCAGGAAATCACGGAAGTACCTTTGGAGGTAATCCTGTTGCTGCAGCAATTGGAATAGCTGCTTTAGAAGTAATTAAAGATGAAAATTTAGCACAAAACGCATCGGATTTGGGTGAATTATTTAGAGATGAATTATCTAAATACATAGAACACTCAACTATAGTAAATGCGGTTAGAGGAAAAGGGTTGCTAAACGCTATTTTGATTAACGATACTGAAGATAGTGATACTGCTTGGAACATTTGTTTAGCATTACGCGATAATGGATTATTAGCTAAGCCTACACATGGTAACATCATTCGTTTTGCACCACCTTTAGTAATGACTAAAGATCAATTATTAGATTGTATTTCAATAATTACGAAAACGTTACAACAATTTGAAAAATAA
- a CDS encoding THUMP domain-containing protein gives MEENFKMVAKTLFGFEELLAKELTQLGAQEVKIGVRNVTFVGDKGFMYKANLGLRTAIKILKPIKTFRVSTEDDLYKQVYQMKWDKYLKSDGSLAVDATLHSNHFTHSKYIALKTKDAIVDKFRDTTGERPNVDLRFPDLKINVHIDRSVCTISLDASGESLHRRGYKIATNIAPINEVLAAGLIMLSGWDGQSDFMDPMCGSGTMLAEAAMIACNIPPNLMRKEFGFERWNDWDVDLFEKIEESLLKKTRDFHHKIYGFDKSPSAVAKAKENIKNAHLDEFISVKHEDFFKTQRQDNDHKLHMVFNPPYGERLDIEMETFYKQIGDTLKQNYPNTDAWFITSNLEALKHVGLRPSRKIKLFNAKLESRLVKYEIYAGSKKGKYMDN, from the coding sequence ATGGAAGAAAATTTCAAAATGGTAGCCAAAACTTTATTTGGTTTTGAAGAATTATTAGCAAAAGAGCTCACACAATTAGGTGCACAAGAGGTTAAAATTGGTGTGCGTAACGTGACTTTTGTTGGTGACAAAGGGTTTATGTACAAAGCTAATTTGGGTTTGCGTACAGCAATAAAAATATTAAAACCTATTAAAACCTTTAGAGTGTCTACCGAAGACGATTTGTATAAGCAAGTCTACCAAATGAAATGGGACAAATACCTCAAGTCCGATGGGTCTTTAGCAGTAGATGCGACCTTACATTCTAACCACTTTACACACTCTAAATACATTGCCTTAAAAACTAAAGATGCTATTGTCGACAAGTTTAGAGACACCACTGGAGAGCGTCCAAATGTAGATTTGCGTTTTCCGGATTTAAAAATTAATGTGCACATCGATCGCTCTGTGTGTACTATATCATTGGATGCTTCAGGAGAATCTTTACACAGACGTGGTTATAAAATTGCTACTAATATTGCACCCATTAACGAGGTGTTAGCAGCAGGATTAATCATGCTATCAGGTTGGGATGGACAGTCCGATTTTATGGATCCAATGTGCGGTAGTGGAACCATGTTAGCAGAAGCAGCAATGATAGCTTGTAACATTCCACCAAACCTTATGCGTAAAGAGTTTGGTTTTGAACGTTGGAACGATTGGGATGTGGATTTATTTGAAAAAATTGAAGAATCCTTATTAAAAAAGACACGCGATTTTCATCATAAAATTTATGGTTTTGATAAGTCGCCAAGTGCAGTAGCTAAAGCTAAAGAGAATATTAAAAATGCGCATTTAGACGAGTTTATCTCAGTTAAACACGAAGACTTTTTTAAAACGCAACGTCAGGACAATGACCATAAATTGCACATGGTGTTTAATCCACCTTATGGCGAGCGTCTAGATATAGAGATGGAAACTTTTTACAAGCAAATAGGAGATACACTTAAGCAGAATTACCCAAATACAGATGCTTGGTTTATTACGTCTAATTTAGAAGCTTTAAAACACGTTGGGTTACGTCCTTCAAGAAAAATTAAATTATTTAATGCTAAATTAGAATCGCGTTTAGTTAAATACGAGATTTACGCTGGAAGCAAAAAAGGAAAGTACATGGACAACTAA